In a single window of the Gadus chalcogrammus isolate NIFS_2021 chromosome 20, NIFS_Gcha_1.0, whole genome shotgun sequence genome:
- the u2af1 gene encoding splicing factor U2AF 35 kDa subunit isoform X1: MAEYLASIFGTEKDKVNCSFYFKIGACRHGDRCSRLHNKPTFSQTIALLNIYRNPQNSAQSADGLNCAVSDVEMQEHYDEFFEEVFTEMEEKYGEVEEMNVCDNLGDHLVGNVYVKFRKEEDAEKAVMDLNNRWFNAQAVHAELSPVTDFREACCRQYEMGECTRGGFCNFMHLKPISRELRRELYGRRRKSGQRTGSRSRERRSRSRDRGRGSGRDRERRRSRDRERSGRF; the protein is encoded by the exons ATGGCCGAGTATTTGGCGTCCATCTTCGGCACAGAAAAAGACAA GGTCAactgttctttttattttaaaatcgGTGCGTGTCGTCATGGTGACCGCTGCTCCCGGTTACACAACAAACCCACCTTCAGCCAG ACGATTGCCCTCTTGAACATTTACCGCAACCCCCAGAACAGCGCCCAGTCCGCGGACGGCCTGAACT GTGCCGTCAGTGACGTGGAGATGCAGGAACATTATGATGAGTTCTTTGAG GAGGTCTTcacagagatggaggagaagtatggcgaggtggaggagatgaacgTGTGCGATAACCTCGGAGACCATCTGGTCGGTAACGTCTATGTGAAG TTCCGTAAAGAGGAGGACGCGGAGAAGGCGGTCATGGACCTGAACAACCGCTGGTTCAACGCCCAGGCCGTCCACGCAGAGCTGTCCCCCGTCACCGACTTCAGAGAGGCCTGCTGCCGGCAGTACGAGATGGG gGAGTGTACCCGCGGCGGCTTCTGTAACTTCATGCACCTGAAACCCATCTCCCGGGAGCTGAGGAGGGAGCTGTACGGCCGCCGCAGGAAGAG CGGACAGAGGACCGGGTCCAGGTCCCGGGAGAGGCGATCCCGCTCCAGGgaccgagggagagggagtgggcggGACCGCGAGAGGCGTCGGTCGCGGGACCGGGAACGTTCTGGAAGGTTCTGA
- the u2af1 gene encoding splicing factor U2AF 35 kDa subunit isoform X2 yields MQEHYDEFFEEVFTEMEEKYGEVEEMNVCDNLGDHLVGNVYVKFRKEEDAEKAVMDLNNRWFNAQAVHAELSPVTDFREACCRQYEMGECTRGGFCNFMHLKPISRELRRELYGRRRKSGQRTGSRSRERRSRSRDRGRGSGRDRERRRSRDRERSGRF; encoded by the exons ATGCAGGAACATTATGATGAGTTCTTTGAG GAGGTCTTcacagagatggaggagaagtatggcgaggtggaggagatgaacgTGTGCGATAACCTCGGAGACCATCTGGTCGGTAACGTCTATGTGAAG TTCCGTAAAGAGGAGGACGCGGAGAAGGCGGTCATGGACCTGAACAACCGCTGGTTCAACGCCCAGGCCGTCCACGCAGAGCTGTCCCCCGTCACCGACTTCAGAGAGGCCTGCTGCCGGCAGTACGAGATGGG gGAGTGTACCCGCGGCGGCTTCTGTAACTTCATGCACCTGAAACCCATCTCCCGGGAGCTGAGGAGGGAGCTGTACGGCCGCCGCAGGAAGAG CGGACAGAGGACCGGGTCCAGGTCCCGGGAGAGGCGATCCCGCTCCAGGgaccgagggagagggagtgggcggGACCGCGAGAGGCGTCGGTCGCGGGACCGGGAACGTTCTGGAAGGTTCTGA
- the cbsb gene encoding cystathionine beta-synthase b — translation MPSVPTTAEPDAVPSGCPRAQAKPPGSEARGSAGSVLNGVGQKAGSGGHETNGAADAPGLPSGGSSDTEEGLLETAPAPRVWIRPDLPSRCTWELGKPPSESPHSSRTRPQAPKILPDILSWIGGTPLVRLNKIPKACGLKCEVLVKCEYFNAGGSVKDRIALRMVEDAERDGLLRPGDTIIEPTSGNTGIGLALAAAVKGYRCVIVMPEKMSMEKVDVLRALGAEIVRTPNSAGFDSPESHVGVAWRLKNEIPNSHILDQYRNPSNPLAHYDTTAEEIWQQCDGRLDMLVAGAGTGGTITGIGRKLKEKCPSITIVGVDPVGSLLADPLNSPEPSAYEVEGIGYDFVPTVLDGSVIDVWCKTVDEESFIMARRLIREEGLLCGGSAGTAMVAAMRAAKDLREDQRCVVVLPDSVRNYMTKFLSDSWMSDKGFLCEDRAVATPWWWSSTLQGLHLSTPFTVLPSVSLATTISILRGRSLDQAPVVDQSGLILGMVTLGNMLSCVLAGRVMPSDPVSKVLYTQFKKVGLMDTLGKLSGILEKDHFALVVHEQTQYLEDGSQRTRQTVFGVVTAVDLLTHITAAQSLERPPSERSLPDDMSL, via the exons ATGCCGTCGGTCCCGACCACTGCTGAGCCGGATGCGGTTCCGTCCGGCTGCCCGCGGGCTCAGGCCAAGCCCCCCGGCTCAGAGGCCCGGGGCAGCGCGGGGTCCGTCCTGAACGGCGTGGGGCAGAAGGCCGGGAGCGGGGGCCACGAGACCAACGGCGCCGCGGACGCCCCCGGGCTGCCCTCGGGGGGGTCCAGCGACACCGAGGAGGGTCTGCTGGAGACGGCGCCGGCCCCCCGGGTCTGGATCAGACCGGACCTGCCAAGCAGATGCACCTGGGAGCTGGGGAAGCCCCCCTCTGAGTCGCCCCACAGCAGCAGAACACG GCCCCAAGCCCCCAAGATCCTCCCTGACATCCTCAGCTGGATCGGGGGGACCCCCCTGGTGCGCCTCAACAAGATCCCCAAGGCCTGCGGCCTCAAGTGTGAAGTCT tggtgaaGTGTGAGTACTTCAACGCGGGCGGCAGTGTGAAGGACCGCATCGCCCTGCGGATGGTGGAGGACGCAGAGAGGGACGGACTGCTGCGGCCCGGAGACACCATCATCGAACCTACGTCAGGGAACACAG GCATCGGGCTGGCCCTGGCCGCCGCGGTGAAGGGGTACCGCTGCGTCATCGTCATGCCCGAGAAGATGAGCATGGAGAAG GTGGACGTGCTGCGGGCGCTGGGGGCGGAGATTGTGCGCACGCCAAACTCGGCGGGCTTCGATTCGCCAGAGTCCCACGTGGGCGTGGCCTGGCGCCTGAAGAACGAGATCCCCAACTCCCACATCCTGGACCAGTACCGTAACCCTAGCAACCCGCTGGCCCACTACGACACCACGGCCGAGGAGATCTGGCAGCAGTGTGACG ggaggCTGGACATGCTGGTGGCGGGGGCTGGCACTGGGGGCACCATCACCGGGATCGGACGCAAGCTGAAGGAGAAATGTCCGAGCATCACG ATCGTGGGGGTGGACCCTGTGGGCTCCCTGCTGGCCGACCCGCTGAACAGCCCCGAGCCCAGCGCCTACGAGGTCGAGGGCATCGGCTACGACTTTGTTCCCACGGTGCTGGACGGCTCG GTGATTGACGTGTGGTGTAAGACCGTTGACGAGGAGAGCTTCATCATGGCCCGCCGCCTCATACGGGAGGAGGGGCTTCTGTGCG gagGCAGTGCGGGGACGGCCATGGTGGCAGCGATGCGGGCGGCCAAGGACCTGAGAGAGGACCAGCGCTGTGTGGTGGTGCTGCCCGACTCGGTCCGCAACTACAT gACCAAGTTCCTGAGCGACAGCTGGATGAGTGACAAGGGCTTCCTGTGCGAGGACCGGGCGGTGGCCACGCCCTG GTGGTGGAGCTCCACCCTGCAGggcctccacctctccaccccctTCACCGTGCTGCCCTCCGTCTCCCTGGCGACCACCATCAGCATCCTGCGGGGGCGGAGCCTGGACCAGGCCCCCGTGGTGGACCAGTCCgg cctgatcCTGGGCATGGTGACCCTCGGCAACATGCTGTCCTGTGTGCTGGCGGGTCGGGTCATGCCCTCTGACCCCGTCAGCAAGGTGCTCTACACACAGTTCAAGaag GTGGGTCTCATGGACACCCTGGGGAAGCTGTCTGGGATCCTGGAGAAGGACCACTTCGCCCTGGTGGTCCACGAGCAGACCCAGT ACCTGGAGGACGGCTCTCAGCGGACCAGGCAGACGGTGTTCGGCGTGGTGACGGCCGTGGACCTGCTGACCCACATCACCGCCGCCCAGAGCCTGGAGCGCCCGCCCTCTGAGCGCTCGCTGCCCGACGACATGTCCCTgtga